Proteins encoded by one window of Teretinema zuelzerae:
- a CDS encoding substrate-binding domain-containing protein produces the protein MKHSESRRPVIGVLINQIEGRYQSLIRKGLSDFAEDAGVSLKTYVGRSLGSPYGNEDSFNEIYSLARGSLHESAPQGLVVTAGSIGSFLEPLKNREFLESFGNIPLVTIGMSLSGFPSVETDNSLGMAALVDHAATVHGFERFAFLSGPDQSQDAAMRFDSWKAALDRHGIPESRRIVYRGDLSYRCGQAIASRLDVSGPLPFDILSCANDDMALGFIEAMSRRGLLCPRDYAITGFDDIPEAGFLTPLLTTVHQPLYEQAFNAGRILLMKIADPSFEAPAENRLRCAPVFRESCGCSPVPLIRTRRPAGEDLSPAAGRAERAAVSEWLTRELQLTGSAQSQALDAYTSLCNSASLDLRKFVERPLFLQVFSGLLDSTGGWSDFSNRWHVLLSLVRRSLSDSPSDMRTLRYLEDLFASAFALLTQKSGEHHARELSFLRDTQYLFRDLSFKLGSVADEAALRETLAAIVPLMGFTRVVLALHRNGAKALKTQDEEGGFYDDAELFPCFDAGGGRDSVRMPLLGNRESYGYIILEGSGVDPVVFESLRDQISQALESLSLRRERDSADLALRESEERYRDIAAAVPVMILETDTLLRITYANPSALKGLCLQEAGGLTSLKKFLEADDASAVDELVHRLDRERILDYPGLRLICPEHKRYIPVARISGIVDRKGNLRSIRWNALDPLTFLGDGLLPDSDFFANRNITKREKEIIELQLQGYRIKDIAEKLFIAESTVKGHLTQVYNKLGITGKGELLRLLKDEQGGRYGFSAYVLSLVNRLLSIEDPS, from the coding sequence TCATACGCAAGGGGCTTTCCGATTTCGCGGAGGACGCCGGGGTTTCGCTGAAAACCTATGTCGGCAGGTCCCTGGGGTCACCGTACGGGAACGAGGACTCCTTCAACGAAATATACAGCCTCGCCCGGGGCTCCCTGCATGAAAGCGCTCCCCAGGGCCTGGTTGTCACCGCAGGCTCCATCGGCAGCTTTCTCGAACCGCTGAAAAACCGCGAGTTCCTCGAATCTTTCGGAAACATTCCCCTCGTTACCATCGGGATGAGCCTTTCCGGGTTTCCGTCGGTAGAAACCGACAACTCGCTCGGCATGGCCGCCCTCGTCGATCATGCGGCGACAGTCCACGGCTTCGAGCGTTTCGCCTTTCTCTCCGGCCCGGACCAGAGCCAGGACGCCGCGATGCGTTTCGATTCATGGAAGGCGGCCCTCGACCGGCACGGAATTCCGGAGAGCCGGAGAATCGTATATCGGGGCGATCTGAGCTACCGTTGCGGCCAGGCAATCGCCTCCCGGCTGGACGTTTCGGGTCCGCTGCCCTTCGACATCCTTTCCTGCGCCAACGACGACATGGCCCTCGGTTTCATAGAAGCGATGAGCAGGAGGGGGCTCCTTTGTCCCCGCGACTACGCGATAACGGGCTTCGACGATATACCGGAAGCCGGCTTTCTCACGCCGCTGTTGACGACTGTGCATCAGCCGTTGTACGAACAGGCTTTCAATGCGGGCCGCATTCTGCTCATGAAGATAGCCGATCCATCCTTCGAGGCGCCGGCGGAAAATCGCCTGCGGTGCGCGCCGGTCTTCCGCGAGTCTTGCGGCTGCTCACCGGTTCCTCTAATCCGTACGCGGCGTCCTGCCGGGGAAGACCTCTCTCCTGCCGCCGGCCGTGCGGAAAGAGCCGCCGTGTCCGAGTGGCTGACGCGCGAGCTGCAGCTGACCGGCTCGGCGCAAAGCCAGGCTCTGGACGCCTACACCTCGCTGTGCAACTCGGCTTCCCTCGACTTGCGAAAGTTCGTCGAGCGTCCGCTGTTCCTTCAGGTGTTCTCGGGTCTTCTGGATTCGACCGGCGGCTGGAGCGATTTCTCGAACCGCTGGCATGTGCTGCTGTCCCTCGTGCGCAGAAGCCTTTCGGATTCTCCTTCCGATATGCGTACTCTGCGCTACCTGGAGGACCTGTTCGCGAGCGCTTTCGCCCTGCTTACCCAGAAGTCGGGCGAGCATCACGCCCGTGAGCTTTCCTTCCTCCGCGACACGCAGTACCTCTTCCGCGATCTGTCTTTCAAGCTCGGCTCCGTCGCCGACGAAGCGGCTCTGCGCGAAACCCTCGCCGCGATCGTTCCCCTGATGGGTTTTACCCGAGTCGTCCTGGCCCTCCACCGGAACGGAGCAAAGGCTCTGAAAACGCAGGACGAGGAGGGCGGCTTCTACGACGACGCGGAACTGTTTCCCTGTTTCGACGCCGGGGGAGGACGGGATTCCGTCCGGATGCCGCTGCTCGGAAACAGGGAGTCGTACGGCTACATTATTCTGGAAGGATCGGGAGTCGACCCGGTGGTGTTCGAGTCCCTGCGGGACCAGATTTCTCAGGCCCTCGAATCGCTTTCTCTCCGAAGGGAGCGGGATTCCGCGGACCTGGCTTTGCGCGAAAGCGAGGAACGCTACCGCGATATCGCCGCCGCCGTACCTGTCATGATTTTAGAGACGGACACGCTTCTCAGGATCACCTACGCGAACCCGAGCGCGCTTAAAGGCCTCTGCCTGCAAGAGGCGGGAGGCTTGACCTCTCTGAAGAAATTCCTTGAGGCCGACGACGCGTCCGCCGTCGACGAGCTCGTTCACCGGCTCGATCGAGAGCGGATACTCGACTATCCGGGGCTGAGGCTCATCTGTCCGGAACATAAGCGCTACATTCCGGTTGCGCGGATATCCGGCATCGTGGACCGCAAGGGAAATCTGCGGAGCATCCGGTGGAACGCCCTCGATCCGCTGACCTTCCTGGGAGACGGCCTCCTTCCGGACAGCGATTTCTTCGCGAACCGCAACATTACGAAGCGCGAGAAGGAAATAATCGAGCTGCAGCTGCAGGGCTACCGGATCAAGGACATCGCGGAGAAACTGTTCATCGCGGAAAGCACGGTCAAGGGGCACCTGACCCAGGTCTACAACAAGCTGGGAATCACCGGCAAGGGAGAGCTCCTGCGGCTTCTCAAAGACGAGCAGGGAGGCCGCTACGGCTTCAGCGCCTACGTTCTTTCCCTCGTGAACCGTTTATTGTCGATAGAAGACCCCTCGTAG
- a CDS encoding family 16 glycosylhydrolase, with translation MNKKFTILLLTSLIAGTLFLSCGMNVDAVEETEPNSVERAVQNWSLWEPMNSFNTGVWNKATWSNGGMFNCGFKADHGYFQNGQLVLKLDNVASSGKPYSSGEYRTNNTFSYGTFEVNMKAAKASGTVTSFFLYTGSPWDEIDVEILGKDTTKVQFNYYVNGVGGHEKIVDLGFDSAYGFHKYAIEYGNGYINWYVDGKWKWGVNNNGMNAPKGAAMPSHPMQIMVNLWPGTGVDSWLGPFRYSSPLYAYYDYVKFTPK, from the coding sequence ATGAACAAGAAATTCACGATTCTGCTGTTGACGTCTCTTATCGCGGGGACTCTTTTTTTGTCGTGCGGGATGAATGTGGACGCGGTTGAGGAAACAGAACCTAATTCCGTAGAACGGGCGGTTCAGAACTGGTCTCTGTGGGAGCCTATGAACAGCTTTAATACCGGCGTCTGGAACAAGGCGACCTGGTCGAACGGCGGCATGTTCAACTGCGGCTTCAAGGCCGATCATGGTTATTTCCAGAACGGACAGCTCGTGCTCAAGCTCGACAACGTCGCGAGCTCCGGCAAGCCCTATTCGAGCGGAGAATACCGCACGAACAACACCTTTTCCTACGGAACCTTCGAAGTCAACATGAAGGCTGCCAAAGCCTCGGGAACCGTCACCTCGTTCTTTCTCTACACCGGAAGCCCCTGGGACGAAATCGACGTGGAAATCCTCGGTAAGGACACGACGAAGGTCCAGTTCAACTATTACGTCAACGGAGTCGGCGGCCATGAGAAGATCGTTGACCTCGGCTTCGACTCGGCCTACGGCTTCCACAAATACGCCATCGAATACGGCAACGGCTACATCAACTGGTATGTCGACGGCAAGTGGAAATGGGGCGTAAACAATAACGGCATGAACGCACCCAAGGGAGCCGCCATGCCGAGCCACCCCATGCAGATCATGGTGAACCTGTGGCCGGGAACCGGCGTCGACAGCTGGCTCGGACCCTTCAGGTACTCCAGCCCCCTGTACGCGTATTACGACTACGTGAAATTCACGCCGAAATAA